ACGAGATCGCATTCGTGATGGCCTGGGGGCTGTTCAATCCGGGTGATCTTCACGTCCACTCGCTTTACCTGCTGCTCACGGAGTCGTGGCCGTCCTACTGGCTGCTCCCGCATTCGCTCCGCGTGTGGCCGGTCGGGACGGTCCTGTACGGGCTGGCGCTTGCGAGCGCTGTGACGGGCGTCCTCTTCCGGCGGGAGGATCTGCGGGTTACCGGCGGGTTGCTCGTTCTCGCCGGGGTCGCGGCACTTTGGGTCTCACTCGGACTCGCGACCAGGACCGTCGGCGACGTGATCGCGATCCCTGTGGGGGCCGTCGGCCTCTGGCTGGTCGCGTGGTGGTGGTACGGTCCGGCGCTGCGGAACCTGGTGTAGGAGCGTTCGCTGGTCGCGACCGATTACGGAGATTCAAGGAGAAAGCCTCGCGCTTCAGCGCTGTCTCTTACCCATAACTCAAACTCACCGAGAAAAATTAACCAAATTGAGACTGAGATAATCAAATCAATCAGGAAAATAGTAC
The Halalkaliarchaeum desulfuricum DNA segment above includes these coding regions:
- a CDS encoding TIGR04206 family protein — translated: MDDPASPRSASPVRAAVAVVLLGFLPWSVLWQGNEIAFVMAWGLFNPGDLHVHSLYLLLTESWPSYWLLPHSLRVWPVGTVLYGLALASAVTGVLFRREDLRVTGGLLVLAGVAALWVSLGLATRTVGDVIAIPVGAVGLWLVAWWWYGPALRNLV